The following proteins are encoded in a genomic region of Magnetococcales bacterium:
- a CDS encoding glycosyltransferase family 39 protein: MSDEMRKNLLSLLFLSLLFFLYYAHVMNAPVTNDESFFAGASVCAVDYTLYKDFNYNHFPIYPLFFSQIFSHIDHSYLFIARIFTCVFATLAVFVFFKAAKLVGGTPSAAWVTSLLVATSTLHMSTFKTARNDPPAILLNLIGILATLTAINQVKNRSLLYFSGGLAFAMAIGMRVSFFYFPAIFLFYLVFESRQNSFRYDIKNIFLPFAAGGVSGLTPVLYYLIVTEDAFIRNTC; this comes from the coding sequence ATGAGTGACGAAATGCGTAAAAATTTATTGTCTTTGTTGTTTCTTTCTTTGTTGTTCTTCCTGTATTATGCTCATGTCATGAATGCGCCTGTAACAAATGACGAGAGCTTTTTTGCGGGCGCTTCAGTATGCGCTGTCGATTACACGTTATACAAAGATTTTAATTATAATCATTTTCCAATCTATCCTTTATTTTTTTCGCAAATATTCAGCCATATTGATCATTCATATTTATTTATTGCAAGAATTTTTACGTGCGTGTTTGCCACACTGGCCGTGTTCGTTTTCTTCAAGGCTGCCAAACTTGTCGGTGGCACGCCCAGCGCTGCCTGGGTCACATCGCTTCTGGTGGCCACATCGACTCTGCACATGAGCACCTTCAAAACGGCTCGCAACGACCCCCCTGCCATTTTGCTTAATCTCATTGGCATTCTTGCAACCTTGACGGCCATCAATCAGGTCAAAAACAGGTCGCTTTTATATTTTTCAGGCGGCTTGGCCTTTGCAATGGCTATTGGGATGCGAGTCAGTTTTTTCTATTTTCCTGCGATCTTTCTGTTCTACCTGGTCTTTGAATCGCGTCAGAACTCTTTTCGGTATGATATAAAAAATATTTTCTTGCCTTTTGCTGCCGGAGGCGTGTCGGGCCTGACCCCGGTTTTGTATTATCTCATCGTCACCGAAGATGCTTTTATCAGAAATACATGTTAG
- a CDS encoding radical SAM protein, whose product MTTQDEMTRVSEQSKRNKLKEEKPYVYDKVVRYEEKVKRGESIAILQFQYDYTCNFHCEHCSADKFMVKTKSAKNADKRRFFTLEDVRELSRQGDAMGLANIVITGGEPLVYPDFDKVVEAIDPAKWYVTSDSNGWHLDLKRARHLKSIGVDKIQLSLDSFRREEHDRFRQKPGSYDRVIRAVDACLEAGLNLIFQTVLWKERCYSQEFIDMLEFGQSKGVGTYVTFAKAVGAWEGRMEVLCGDAEWNYVHDLEKKYNVFTHLTPGYGIDVGCIAVKRMVSITKYGDVMPCPYTHTSLGNFFEEPLESIINRGLRIKYFGYGQKHVCLVGNKDDPFIEERSKRMYGKQVPVPFKEVFEDIDFVDNKCC is encoded by the coding sequence ATGACCACTCAGGATGAGATGACCAGAGTGTCTGAGCAGAGCAAACGCAACAAACTGAAAGAAGAAAAGCCCTACGTCTACGACAAGGTCGTTCGCTACGAAGAGAAAGTCAAGCGGGGCGAGAGCATCGCCATCCTGCAATTTCAGTACGACTACACCTGCAATTTTCATTGCGAACATTGCTCCGCCGACAAATTCATGGTCAAAACGAAAAGCGCCAAAAATGCCGACAAGCGGCGCTTCTTCACCCTGGAAGATGTGCGGGAACTCTCCCGTCAGGGTGATGCGATGGGCTTGGCCAATATCGTCATCACCGGTGGAGAACCCCTTGTCTATCCTGATTTTGACAAGGTTGTCGAAGCCATCGACCCTGCCAAGTGGTATGTCACCTCCGACTCCAACGGTTGGCACCTCGACCTGAAGCGGGCGCGACATTTGAAATCCATCGGTGTGGATAAAATTCAACTTAGTCTGGACAGCTTCCGCCGCGAGGAACATGACAGGTTTCGTCAAAAACCCGGTTCCTACGATCGGGTTATTCGTGCCGTTGATGCCTGTCTGGAGGCAGGACTCAACCTGATCTTCCAAACCGTGCTTTGGAAAGAGCGTTGCTACTCCCAGGAGTTTATCGACATGCTGGAGTTCGGCCAAAGCAAGGGCGTAGGAACCTACGTCACCTTTGCCAAGGCCGTCGGGGCGTGGGAGGGACGCATGGAGGTTCTCTGCGGTGACGCCGAGTGGAATTACGTCCACGATCTCGAAAAAAAATATAATGTCTTCACCCACCTGACACCGGGTTACGGCATCGATGTCGGCTGCATCGCCGTCAAACGCATGGTCTCCATCACCAAATATGGTGATGTCATGCCCTGCCCTTATACCCATACGTCACTGGGTAACTTTTTTGAAGAACCCCTTGAAAGCATCATCAACCGTGGCCTGCGCATCAAATACTTTGGCTACGGTCAAAAGCACGTCTGCCTGGTTGGCAACAAGGATGACCCGTTCATCGAGGAGCGCAGTAAAAGAATGTATGGCAAACAGGTTCCGGTACCATTCAAGGAGGTCTTTGAGGATATCGATTTTGTCGATAACAAGTGCTGCTGA